The DNA window AGGCCTGCACTATCCCGGGGTCATCTTCGACCGGATCACGGTCGACCCGATGGCGGTGCGCGAAGGTGAGACAAGTGCCTCCGGTGGCCTGACCGCGGGTTCCTTCGTCTCCGGAGCGGGCACCGAGTCCTCCACGGGCCCGAGCACGGTCGGGGCTTTCTACGAAAAGGTCGTCTACCGCTCGCTGACACCCATGGAGTCCTCGGACCGACAATTCCTGCGGATCCGGAGCACTGTCACACCGGCGCCGTAGCGGAGTAATCGGTCGAAGGTCCTCACGCCTTGCTGTCTCGCCAGAGAACCATCAGGAACACCGCCGAGAGGAAAGCGACGCCCCACCATGCCATGGGGAATTCGTACAACGGCATCGGGTTCCAGGAGCTCCCGAATTCCGATTCGCTGTAGTTCGCTTTCCACTCGAAGCTCAGGATCGGGATTCCGACGAGAATCGGAGCGAAGATCGAGATGATGACTTTGCGTGCGGTGTTCATGCTGGGTTGTCGTGTGAGGATAGGGGAGAGGTGGCGGTTTTCGCCGGGGTGGAAAGGCGGTTGATGGTCCGATGGTTCATTCCTCGCGCAAGTAGCCACGATGGATCGCCACGGCGACGGCTTCGGTGCGGTCGGCGGCGTGGAGCTTGGTGAAGATGACTTTCAGGTGCGCCTTCACGCCGTCCTCGCTGATGCCCATTTGGTCACCGATCTCGCGGTTGGTAAGTCCCTTGGCAAGCCACCCGAGCACTTCTGACTGCCGGGCGGAAAGATCATCGGCTTTGCGGATCTCGTTCATGCGCGCCGTGATTTCTTCGGTGAAGTATTCCTCGCCACGGTGCACCGCCTGGATCGCGGCGATCAGTTCGTCGGCCGGGGTGTTTTTGACCAGATAGCCCGCCGCGCCGGCGCGGATCGCGCGGTTGATGTCCTGATCGGTGTCGAAGGCGCTCAGCAGGAGGATCCGTGCCTCCGGAGACTCGTCGCGGATCCGCTGGGTCGCCTCCACGCCGTCGATGCCGGGTAGCCGCAGATCCATCAGGACGACGTCCGGGTGGTGCTCGCGATAGGCCTCGACCACCTGCAGGCCGTCTTCGGCAAAGCCGCAGATCTCCATCGATGCCTCGAAGTCGAAGAGGGACGCGAGGCCGAGACGCACGACATGATGGTCGTCGGCGAGGAGGATGCGGATGGGTTTTTCGGCTGTCATGGGTAGGGTCTTTCTCAGAGCTCGGTTCCGTTCGAGCGGTGGTGGGGGATGGTTGCCCGGACGGTGGTTCCCTCGCCGGGTGTGCTGTTGACCTCGAATTGACCGTCGAGCCGGCGGGCGCGGCCGCGCATGCCTTGCAAGCCGAAGTGCGCCGGGTCCGCACCCGCGGCGGCGCCCGGTTTGAAACCGCAGCCATCGTCCGTGACCGTGAGGATCACTTCAGTCGCTCCGAACTCGACCGCCGCTTCGACGTTTTCCGCGGACGCGTGTTTCACCGCGTTGCTCATCGCTTCCTGGGCGATACGCAGCACGGCATGGGCGACGCTGTCCGGGAGATCTAGTACTTCGCCGGTGCGGCGGCAGGAAATCACCGGCTTGGTCCCGGGGCAGAGGTTTTCGGCGATGGCGCGCAATGAGCCGAGGAGGTCGCCGGTGTCGAGCAGCCCCGAACGGAGGTTCCAGAGAGTGCGCCGGACTTCGTCGCGGTGGGATGCGAGGATCTGTCCGGCCAACCCGAGGTGGCGCGACGACTCCGTCGGCCGCAGGTTGAGCGCGCGGCCGGCGGCTTCGAGTTGCAGCGAAACGCCGGTCAATCCCTGGGCAAGCGTGTCGTGCAGTTCCTCCGCCAGCCGCGTGCGCTCTTCGGCGCGCGCTTCGGCCATGCGCCGTCCGCCCATTTCCGCGGCCAGCTCAGCTCCTTTTTCCAAAACCCGGCGTCTGAGGGTGTGAACCCATGCCAGGGCAAGGAGCAGCAGGATACCGACAATTGCCACCACCATCCACTGCCGCTGCGGCGTCCACCACGAGGCGGACTTCACGACCGTGAGGTCGGCCGGTCCCCGTGGTAGGAGTCGCAGGCCGGACGGCAGGGTGAAGGTTTCGACCAACTCGGTGGAGGGGTACTCCAACTCGCAGATGCCCGCGACCCGGACCACGCTGCCTCGTCGGGGAATCTCCTGGATTTCCGGAGGCAGTCTCACCTGGGCGGCCACGCCGTCGCTGACGAGCGACATCCAGCGTCCGTCCGCATCCTCGCCCGACAACTCGAGCACACCTCCGAGTTCGACCAACCGGCCGTGCAGGTCCTTGAAGGGGGTTTGCTCGAAGGGCAGCCGCATCAGTTCGGGTAGTGGCGTTTCGAGCTGCAAAGGAACCGGCGCCGGGGCGCTGTCGACTTTGCGGAGGATGGCCTGATGGATCTCCGAGAAGTGCGCGCCGGGCACGACGAAGCCGGCGGCCTCGACCTGGTCGCCGGGGTGGAACACCGTGGTGTCGGACGTGACGATCCTCACGCCGCGCCCCTCGTTCTGGATGTAAAGGTGGGAGCCCGGTCGGCAGAAGGTTACCGTGCCCCGGACCTTCTTGCGGTGCGGCATCACCTCGTGCGGCGTGAACGGCTGCAGGTTGTCGAGCGGTGTGTCCGGGAGGGCGAACGGATCCCTTGGCGGATGTTCGAGCACGGTGATTTCCGAGGCGCCGTTCACGTGGAGGCGCGGACCGATGGATTCGCCCCGGTGGTTGAAGATGTGCAGGCACACCCCGCGGACCGCGACCACGGCATCGACCCACTGCGTGGGAGCGTCGTCCGATTCCTTCTCGAGGCGTGCGGTGAATCGGCCGTGAGGCGTGGCGATCTGAAGCAGCCAGAACCGTTTTTGATCGGGAAAGGGTTTAACGGCTTGGACCACGCCCTCAACACGGACCCACTGGCTCGACAGCCGTCCGCTGGACATCTCGATCAGGTCCACCGTGGGGGCTTCGGGCAGGTCGCCGCTGCCGAGCCACTCGATTTTTGAAGGAACGATGAGCGGAGCGACAAAGCTTTCCTTCCCGTGGCCGGTCACCCGAAGCCGATCGCCGGGAACGATTTCACGGTCCGGCAACACACTCTCCGCTCCGTCCGGATTGCGTGTTGCATCGGCGAACAGCGCCACGCCGTCCTGCCAGAGCATGATGCGCCGGCCATCGGTCGACAAGGTGGTCAAGGCGATGCCCTCGACATCGATTGGAGGCCGCTCGGCGAGCTCCTCGGCGCCCATTTCCCGCAACTCGGCGATCGATCGGTCCGGTTTGCCGAACGCCGCGGTAACCGACGCGAGGTGTGGTGAAAGGGCAAGAAGGGAGATCAGGATAGACGATGGTGCGAGCCGGCGGCGGAAGCCGCCCGGGCCGGAAACTGACACCATAAGTTTCATCTTTTGACACTACGCTCCCGATCTCCCCCGGACGTCAACCCCTCGTTGGTTTCGGCCGCTGAAGATCGACTACCTGATCGGGTAGTTGACCGTAATCGTGCGGTTGATCACGGTGTAAAGGTTGCGATCCATCCACTGGAACGGGTGACCAGAAACTACCCGTCCGGTCTAACCGATCGTTTTTCGAACCCATCATTATGCACTCGATCAATCTCGGTTTGTTAGCCGTGGCGTTGGCCGGTTCTGTCGGCTTCACATTCGCAAAGGAGTCGCGACCGAACATCCTTTTCATCTTCACCGACGACCAGAGTTTCAGGACCGTCAGCTGTTATCCGGGTGCGTACAACTACGCCAACACCCCGAACATCGACCGGATCGCCGAGACGGGGATCCGTTTCGATCAGGCCTACGTCGGAGCGAAGTGTGTTCCCTCGCGCGCCGGGATGCTGACCGGCCGTTTCCAGTATGCATGTGCCGAGGGGCCGGAGTACAAGTGGTGGACCACCGCGCTGCGGAAGGAGGGCTACTACACCGGCATGATCGGCAAGTGGCACTGGGGGAAGGGCGCGGAAGCCCACCAGCACGGGACCGCTTGGGATTGGTCGGTCGTCTGGGACCACGGACAGTACGCCGCTGCCGGGGGATACTACTACGACCAGAAGGTAATGATCGACGGTGGCGAACCGCAGGACCTCGAAGGCTACAGCACCGATCGATACACCGAATATACCGTGCAGTTCATCAAGGATCGCGCGAAGAAGCCGGAACAGCCGTGGTATCACTGGCTCGCCTACGGAGCGGTGCACGGACCCTACACTCCGGCCGAACGCCACAAGGGGACCTTGGAGGACAAGCCGAAGACCGAGGTTCCTGAGGACATCTACGGCCCCCGGACCGACAAGCCCGTGCACATGCAGGGCGGAAGTTGGAAAGCTGATGAGGACGGTGACCCGATCTACAAGGGGAAGACCCTCGACTTCTGGGCCAAGCAGCAGACGGAGGCCGTCGCGGCTATCGACGAAGGCGTCGGAAAGATCCTCAAGGCTCTCGAGGAGACCGGTCAGCTGGAAAACACGATCATCGTCTTCACTTCGGACCAAGGCTACGTGTGGGGTCACCACGGATTGAAGGGGAAGATTTGGCCCTACTCGGCGGCGATCCGCTCGCCGCTGCTGGTTTCCTACCCGAAAGCTTACCCGTCGGGAGTGACCTGCAAGATCCCCGTCAACGGTATGGATCTCATCCGCACCTTCCATGCCGTGGCGGGTGCCGAACCGGACCAGGTCCTGCATGGGCGCGACATGTCTCCGGTTCTCAAGGCGCCCGGATCGGCCGAGGTCGCGGCGGAGTGGAACAAGACGCCGACCATGATGACTTACACCCGCAACACCTACACGGCCGAGGCGATGGCCGAAAAGCTCAAGGCGGAGTCGTGGGGCAGCTTCTATCTGGGTGGAAGGGCGAAGGGGGGCAATGTCGTGAACGACAAGGCCCAGCCGTGTTACTTCCTGACGCTGGACGGAGAATACAAATACATCCGCTACATTTTCCCGGGCCGGATTGAGGAACTGTACGATCTTGAGGCCGACCCGGACGAGTTGAACAACCTGTCGCTGAAGCCGGAATACCAAGCGAAGGTTTCGGAGATGCGGGGCGAGTTGGTCGCTTATCTCCGGAAGACCGGCGGAGCGGAGTTCGTCGATCTTCTGCCGGAGCCCAAAACTCCGGAGGAATATGAATCTGGACCGAAGACCGTTGCGGAGGATGGCCCGCCAGCCGGGGTGGAGCTTCCGGGCGACACGCCCGTGTTCTATACGGAAGGGAAAGGCAGGGTGCATCTCGACGGCTGCCGAAGGCTGACCAACGACCCCGACGAGCGTGCCAAGCTCACCAAGATGACTCTGGAAGAAGCGGCGGCCAAGGAGCTGACCCCGTGTTCGCGATGCTGGACTGATGCTCCGGTGGTGCAGAAGCATGCGGGCAAGGCAGAGGCCCCCAAGGAAGAAGCGGTCAAACCATCGGGCGACACGAAGGTCTTCCGCATCGCGGACAAGAATCGTGTTCACGCGGACGGCTGCCCGCGCTTGCCGGGCGGTGCGGAAGAACGGGCGAAGATGGAGACCATGACCTTGGATGAGGCCGAGGCACAGGGGCTGCCGTTGTGCTCGCGATGTCCGGGCAGCACCACCCCCGGAAGAGAAAAGTCTGAATGACAACCCATGAGCTGACTGAAAACTACCATGAACCCCAAAACCCATCCCAACATCCCAACCCTCAGCGCGCTGGCATTCATGCTGGTCGTAACATCCTCGAGCGGAGCCGAATCATTCACCTTCGGCTCCAATAATGACGGCCTTGCCGGCTTCACGCAGAGCACTCCCGCCGACGCGGACGAAATCTGGACGGAACAGACCGACAGTGTGCAGTACCGGAACCAGTCCCCGGGAACGAGAAACTCCAGTTTCCTCCGGGCGTTCTCCGTCGATCGCGCGGCAGGGCGATCCTACCGGATCGAGGGCACCCTGACCCTCACCGACGGCTACACCGACGACAACAACCGGGTGGGCATCTATCTTTTCGGAGACTCTCAGGAAGTTCCCAACGAAGCGGAAGCCGGAGCATTCTCGCTGATTTTCAATACGGACGACTCGTCCTCGGCAGGCCCTCCGGGAAACAATGCCGATGACCGGATCTATCTCGCGAACGGCATCGACAACGGTGTCCTGGCGTCGCAAATCCGTACGCAGACGATCACGCCCTATGCCCAGGATCTGTTCGGCACCACCATTACGCTGAGCGTGGACTTCACCTTCACCAGCGATGGCAACATTGATGTCGAAGGGAGGCTGACCACCGCGGATGGCGAGGTTACCACGGTAAGCACGTCGGTGGTGGCCGCGGACTACCCCGGCAACTTCTTCGGCTTCGTGACACGCGCGCGTGCCCGGAACATTCTCGTCAACCCTCCGAGCCCGGAGGACCGCAGTCTTCCTTGGGTGATGGACTATGTGAGTTTCTCGTTCACCGGCTTGGGCCTTTCGATTGCTCCGAACGCCGGCACTCCGGGCAACTTCGACTTCGAGTGGGACAGCAAGGAGGGCAAGGTTTACGATCTCGTCAGCAGCACGGATCTGGTGGGGTCTCCGGACACGTGGCCCGTCTGGGACGGTCAATTGGAACTGTCCGCCACTCCTCCTCTCAACACGCTCTCCGACGTTCCCGGAGGAGGTGGTGCCCGGCGCTTCTTCGCGGTGGTGGAAAAGGATCCGCCGCCGATCTTCGCGGAATCGTTTGATGCAGCCGGTCCGGGGCTTCCGGCCGGATGGGTCGCCGTCAATGCGACCACCGTTTGGGACGTGGGGGATCCGTCGCTCCTTCCCGGGTTGGCCGGCGGAGACGGGACGAATTGCGTCGGGACGAACGTGGTGACAGGCTTGTATGCCAACGAGGTGGCGACGGTTACGCTCACATCACCGTCGATCGCCATTCCTGCCGGAGGCGCCACGCTGAACTTCCGCCAATACATCGACAGCGACGCCTTCAATGGGGACGTCGGGGCGATCCGCCTGCTTGATGGATCGGATATCGAGATCGTTGATGGAGATTTCCCGGTCACCGGAATCGATGGCGTGCAGGCGGGCTGGAGCGACGAGGCGTTCGCATTGCCTGCCTCGGCGAACGGCCAGAACGTCAAGATCGTCTTCGAGTTCACCACGGCTGCGGATGGAACGGCCTACTACGGGTTTTATGTGGACGACGTCGCGATCAGCGCCAACTGATGCTCTGAGGCGTTCGTCCTCTCCGATGCTGCGAAAACCTACACAATGAACGGAAGTCACCGTGCGCTCTCTCTGTGGCGTCAGTATGCTGCCGTGCACTTCGTGCTCGCCGCTCCATTGGCGGCGCAGGTGAATTCCGACCTGTGGGGCGTCAATGGTGAGCTGTGGGATCCGGTGACGGGCCGGCTCGGGAATTTCACGAATGCCGGTTACATGAGCGGGGATGTGGCGATCCCTGACTGGCCGGTCGGGGTGAGTGTCGCGGACTACGGGGCCGTCCCTGACGACGGTGTGGACGACTCGCAGGCTTTCATCGACGCGATCGCGGCCTGCCCGGACAACCATGCGGTCTTCGTTCCGAACGGACGATACACGATTCTCCAGCAGATCGTCCCCGGTCGGGACCATTTCGTCCTTCGTGGCGAGGACATGTATGGGACCGTGCTCCATTGCCCGAAATACCTGAATGAAATCTACGTCCAGGAGATCGGGTACGAGAATCCGGCGTATGACGATGGGGCCAACGGTGCGAGGTACACCGGAATCCCGAAAGGGTTCTTCCGCGTTTCGGGCGGAACGGAGCGGAGCATCGAGAACCTGAGCTTCGAATTCCGCGAGCAGCGGAAGATGGGGCACTGGGAGCACAAGGGAGCCGACGCGATCTATTACGGTGGCGACGTGACGGACAGTTGGGTGCGGAACATCTACATCAAGAACAGCGACCATTCGGTGATGATGGGGCGCTCCTACCGGATCTCGTTCCTGAACATCATTCTCGATCACTACATCGGGAGGCCGGACATCGTCGGCAGTGGTGGGACCCGGGGCTGGGTCGGTCACATCGGAATGAGCATGTCCAACGCCCAGTATTGCCTGTTTCACAACATCGACATTCGCGGCAACTACTTTCACGAGTTCGACAATGTCAACGTCCCCAAGAACTGCGTCGTTTCGAACGTCACCGGGACCGATGTCTCGCTCCATCATCACGGGCAGGGAGCCAGCTTCAACCTCTACACCAATGCCGCGGTCGGGACGGGTCCGGGCATCAGCAGTCTCGGCACGACCCAGAATAGCGAGACGCACTGGCGCATTTTCGGCGACGCGGTCCTCGAGGCACCGACCGATCCCGCGAACCTGGCCAACGGGCATGTGTTCGTCGGATACGACAGCACCCAAACGGAGATCGTCGACGCGTCCAATTGGTATGAAGTGATCGATCCCGGCCTGCTCGAACCCCAGAACATCTATCTCGCACAGTTGGCGCATCCGAGCATCGGCAAACCCCTGCCTGCAGGGCCGCCTCCCGCGCCGCCGTCGCCATTCGCCGGTGAAGTGATCCGCATCAATCCGGTCGAAGACAGCTTCACCGACGAGTCGGATCCCGGCACGGTCCAGAACCCGTCGGCCAGTGCGTTTTCGGTGGGGGACAACATGTATTTCAAGTTCGACCTGAATGATGTCAGCCTGAGTTCGATCGCGAAGGTGCGGCTGCGCGTGGCGTCGACGAAGTTCGTCAACACGCCGGTCGAGCTCGCCGTTTCGTCCATCGTCGATGACTCATGGTCGGACGACACGCTCACCTTTACGGGTCGTCCTCCGTCGGTCGCCCAGTTGGACACGGTCGATGTCACCGAGAATTCGTTCGCCGAGGTTCTGGAGTTCGATGTGACCCCGTTCGTCCAGGCCGAGTGGGCGGGGGACAAGGTGGTATCTCTCGTTATCGAGAGGATTTCCGGAAATGGATTCCTGAGCGGGATCCGGAGCAGCGAGGCGGGACTCGCTCCCGAGTTGGTCATCGAGCAGCTTGCCTCCTCCGTGCCGGGCGCCCCATCGGCACCTGCCGGGGTGAAGTCCTTCAGCCTGATCGGCAATGTTCAGTTGGACTGGGCGGACAATCCCGAGTCCGATGTCGCCAGCTACAATGTCTATCGCAGCTCGGCTCCCGGGGACTTCAGCCAGTACGAGGAACCCATCGCCACCGGGCTGGTGACGAGTGACTTCGTCGACATCCAGTCACAGCATGACAGCGGCTGGGACGTCGGGATGCTGCGCGATGACGTGGCCTATTACTACCGGGTCACGGCTGTGGATGACCATGGTTATGAGTCGGAGAGCAGCTTGGAGATCGTCGGGACCGCCAAGGGCTATGCTGATGCCAATCTGCCACCCGCCTTCGACGCCGGCCCGCTGGTCCTGCCTGATGCGACCCAGTATTCGAGCTATTCCGGGAGCCTCTCCGCCTGGGCCACCGACCCCGAGGGCGATCCCGTCTACTTCTCGAAGGTCGACGGGCCTGAGTGGTTGTCGATCGGCCACGACGGCACTCTCAGCGGGACGCCGCGTCTCGGGGACACGGGCACGTTCCAATTCACCGTGCAGATCAACTCCCTCGGTAGCGGACGCGACGAAGCGCTGATCGAGCTCACCGTGGACCCGGGAGAGCCCGATGCTCCATTGGGTTTGGGCATTGTTCCCGGAGACGGCAGCGTCCAGTTGGATTGGAGTCACAGCTCCGAGGGTTCGGCCGACTTCACCTTCAAGGTTTACCGCTCGGAAACGGCAGGTGGTCCCTACACCGAGATCGCCTCCGGTTTGACCGCGAGTGATTACACGGACTCCGGTTTGAGCAACGGGACGACTTTCCACTACGTCGTGACGGCTCTCAATGCTTCCGGCGAGTCGCCGCAGACCGGGGAAGTATCGGCGACTCCGCTTGCGGGCCTGGCGATCGTCACCAATTTCGTCAGCGGGGTGCTCAGCGATGCTCCCAACTGGGATGCGGGGTTGCCGGTCGGCAAGTGGGGCCGGGTCGATGTCGACGCGACAGCCAACACCTCGGTGGTCCTTGATGGTTGGTCGGTGCTGCACACCGGCGGGAGCCTGATCCAGTCGGGACTCAATCCACTTCGGCTCGACAACGGCACGACCTGGGTCATGGAGGGTGCCGGGGCGACGACATCGAGCGGCTTCCGAGGCTTCGCCGTAGCGGGCGGTTCCTCGCTTACCGTTCGCCAAGGAATCATCAACACTTCGAACGGTCGTGACTGGAGCATCCGCGACCCGGGATCGGTCATCACGGTCCACGGTGGAACCGTCAACCTCGGGAGGCATCTTTTGCTGTCGTCCAGTGGCACCCTCGTCGTCAACGGAGGCACGATCCATGGCAACCCGAGTACGGGCGACATGGGCGTGCGCGCCATATCCAGTGGCGGGACGCTCCGATTCAACGGCGGCACCACGACCGTTCCGCGGATCGAGCTTTCCGGTTCGGGTTCCACCCTCAATCTCGGAGGAACTTCCCCAGGCTCTCTGACCGCAGCGTCCTTTGTCGGACCTTTCGGGTCGGGTTCGACCATCAACTATATGCCGGGCTCGATGATGTCCCTGACGGTCTCCGGCGAGGATGAATGGGCGTCCGCCAAGTGGGCTGACGGAGATCTGACCTACAATGGCCAGGGCGTGGCCGAGTTGGGGGCGTGGGCCGTCGTCACCGCGCCCGACGGGCTCGGGCCCGGCGTCAGCTTCGACTACGACAGCACAACCGAGACCCTTGTGCTGAGTGACCCGGACAGCGACGGCGACGGTCTCGCGGATGCGTGGGAAGTGCTCAACTTCGGATCGAAAGAAGCCATCGACGGATCCCTGGATTCCGACGGCGACGGCGTGCTCGACTTCTTCGAGTATCTCTTCGGTTCCGATCCCAACGATCCGACCAGCGGCGGCTTCGGACTCCGGATTGTTCCGGCTTCAGGCGGGTCGGGATACGTGTTCCAGTGGGAGACCCTCGAGGGCTTCGAGCTTGGATCCGACTACGGGATCGAGGTTTCCACCAATCTCAGCGTGTGGGATCCGCTGCCGGAGGCGAACTACTCGCTTCAGACGACCACAGCAGGGGGGATGACGGAGTTCGAGATGACCCTGACCTTCGACTACGGATCAGAGGTCTTCCTGAGGTTGGCTGCGCCCTGAAAATCGGAATCGTCACCGTTTAGAGACCCACTCCTTGATGGTGGGTTCACCCTGTAAAAAACCGAGAGAAGCAAGGAACGAATCGGCACGTCCGACCGTGGTGATGACCCATTCCTCATCGTTATCGAAGAACGAGTGCGCCTGGCCGGGATAGATCTCGATTTCGCAACGAACACCGACATCGGTCAGCTTTTTCTGGAACTCCTTCATCACCTCGACACTGAGGAACTTGTCCTGCTCGCCCCACATGCAGAGGGTCGGCGGCATCTTGGCATGCACTCCGGCCCAA is part of the Haloferula helveola genome and encodes:
- a CDS encoding response regulator transcription factor — encoded protein: MTAEKPIRILLADDHHVVRLGLASLFDFEASMEICGFAEDGLQVVEAYREHHPDVVLMDLRLPGIDGVEATQRIRDESPEARILLLSAFDTDQDINRAIRAGAAGYLVKNTPADELIAAIQAVHRGEEYFTEEITARMNEIRKADDLSARQSEVLGWLAKGLTNREIGDQMGISEDGVKAHLKVIFTKLHAADRTEAVAVAIHRGYLREE
- a CDS encoding DUF7594 domain-containing protein produces the protein MNGSHRALSLWRQYAAVHFVLAAPLAAQVNSDLWGVNGELWDPVTGRLGNFTNAGYMSGDVAIPDWPVGVSVADYGAVPDDGVDDSQAFIDAIAACPDNHAVFVPNGRYTILQQIVPGRDHFVLRGEDMYGTVLHCPKYLNEIYVQEIGYENPAYDDGANGARYTGIPKGFFRVSGGTERSIENLSFEFREQRKMGHWEHKGADAIYYGGDVTDSWVRNIYIKNSDHSVMMGRSYRISFLNIILDHYIGRPDIVGSGGTRGWVGHIGMSMSNAQYCLFHNIDIRGNYFHEFDNVNVPKNCVVSNVTGTDVSLHHHGQGASFNLYTNAAVGTGPGISSLGTTQNSETHWRIFGDAVLEAPTDPANLANGHVFVGYDSTQTEIVDASNWYEVIDPGLLEPQNIYLAQLAHPSIGKPLPAGPPPAPPSPFAGEVIRINPVEDSFTDESDPGTVQNPSASAFSVGDNMYFKFDLNDVSLSSIAKVRLRVASTKFVNTPVELAVSSIVDDSWSDDTLTFTGRPPSVAQLDTVDVTENSFAEVLEFDVTPFVQAEWAGDKVVSLVIERISGNGFLSGIRSSEAGLAPELVIEQLASSVPGAPSAPAGVKSFSLIGNVQLDWADNPESDVASYNVYRSSAPGDFSQYEEPIATGLVTSDFVDIQSQHDSGWDVGMLRDDVAYYYRVTAVDDHGYESESSLEIVGTAKGYADANLPPAFDAGPLVLPDATQYSSYSGSLSAWATDPEGDPVYFSKVDGPEWLSIGHDGTLSGTPRLGDTGTFQFTVQINSLGSGRDEALIELTVDPGEPDAPLGLGIVPGDGSVQLDWSHSSEGSADFTFKVYRSETAGGPYTEIASGLTASDYTDSGLSNGTTFHYVVTALNASGESPQTGEVSATPLAGLAIVTNFVSGVLSDAPNWDAGLPVGKWGRVDVDATANTSVVLDGWSVLHTGGSLIQSGLNPLRLDNGTTWVMEGAGATTSSGFRGFAVAGGSSLTVRQGIINTSNGRDWSIRDPGSVITVHGGTVNLGRHLLLSSSGTLVVNGGTIHGNPSTGDMGVRAISSGGTLRFNGGTTTVPRIELSGSGSTLNLGGTSPGSLTAASFVGPFGSGSTINYMPGSMMSLTVSGEDEWASAKWADGDLTYNGQGVAELGAWAVVTAPDGLGPGVSFDYDSTTETLVLSDPDSDGDGLADAWEVLNFGSKEAIDGSLDSDGDGVLDFFEYLFGSDPNDPTSGGFGLRIVPASGGSGYVFQWETLEGFELGSDYGIEVSTNLSVWDPLPEANYSLQTTTAGGMTEFEMTLTFDYGSEVFLRLAAP
- a CDS encoding sensor histidine kinase, with translation MKLMVSVSGPGGFRRRLAPSSILISLLALSPHLASVTAAFGKPDRSIAELREMGAEELAERPPIDVEGIALTTLSTDGRRIMLWQDGVALFADATRNPDGAESVLPDREIVPGDRLRVTGHGKESFVAPLIVPSKIEWLGSGDLPEAPTVDLIEMSSGRLSSQWVRVEGVVQAVKPFPDQKRFWLLQIATPHGRFTARLEKESDDAPTQWVDAVVAVRGVCLHIFNHRGESIGPRLHVNGASEITVLEHPPRDPFALPDTPLDNLQPFTPHEVMPHRKKVRGTVTFCRPGSHLYIQNEGRGVRIVTSDTTVFHPGDQVEAAGFVVPGAHFSEIHQAILRKVDSAPAPVPLQLETPLPELMRLPFEQTPFKDLHGRLVELGGVLELSGEDADGRWMSLVSDGVAAQVRLPPEIQEIPRRGSVVRVAGICELEYPSTELVETFTLPSGLRLLPRGPADLTVVKSASWWTPQRQWMVVAIVGILLLLALAWVHTLRRRVLEKGAELAAEMGGRRMAEARAEERTRLAEELHDTLAQGLTGVSLQLEAAGRALNLRPTESSRHLGLAGQILASHRDEVRRTLWNLRSGLLDTGDLLGSLRAIAENLCPGTKPVISCRRTGEVLDLPDSVAHAVLRIAQEAMSNAVKHASAENVEAAVEFGATEVILTVTDDGCGFKPGAAAGADPAHFGLQGMRGRARRLDGQFEVNSTPGEGTTVRATIPHHRSNGTEL
- a CDS encoding sulfatase-like hydrolase/transferase, with the translated sequence MHSINLGLLAVALAGSVGFTFAKESRPNILFIFTDDQSFRTVSCYPGAYNYANTPNIDRIAETGIRFDQAYVGAKCVPSRAGMLTGRFQYACAEGPEYKWWTTALRKEGYYTGMIGKWHWGKGAEAHQHGTAWDWSVVWDHGQYAAAGGYYYDQKVMIDGGEPQDLEGYSTDRYTEYTVQFIKDRAKKPEQPWYHWLAYGAVHGPYTPAERHKGTLEDKPKTEVPEDIYGPRTDKPVHMQGGSWKADEDGDPIYKGKTLDFWAKQQTEAVAAIDEGVGKILKALEETGQLENTIIVFTSDQGYVWGHHGLKGKIWPYSAAIRSPLLVSYPKAYPSGVTCKIPVNGMDLIRTFHAVAGAEPDQVLHGRDMSPVLKAPGSAEVAAEWNKTPTMMTYTRNTYTAEAMAEKLKAESWGSFYLGGRAKGGNVVNDKAQPCYFLTLDGEYKYIRYIFPGRIEELYDLEADPDELNNLSLKPEYQAKVSEMRGELVAYLRKTGGAEFVDLLPEPKTPEEYESGPKTVAEDGPPAGVELPGDTPVFYTEGKGRVHLDGCRRLTNDPDERAKLTKMTLEEAAAKELTPCSRCWTDAPVVQKHAGKAEAPKEEAVKPSGDTKVFRIADKNRVHADGCPRLPGGAEERAKMETMTLDEAEAQGLPLCSRCPGSTTPGREKSE